One Bemisia tabaci chromosome 7, PGI_BMITA_v3 DNA window includes the following coding sequences:
- the brn gene encoding beta-1,3-galactosyltransferase brn: protein MISLIPKLLRRRRNFLFLLCLLAIAHFFGAFTHPFELDYHTTFSYPLDIDIKPCVNNLKTKIPSKCPIINSYNYSYLSSCESKCQTVNGNLLRLVYIVKSKLDNFEQRAAIRKSWGFEKRFSDVPIRTVFILGVEETKSTLQKKVEEESKIHNDIVQADFIDTYFNNTIKTMMGIQWAVRFCKNSKFYFFSDDDMYVSTKNVLRFIRNPVNYPDYLENPIISLQKVRREKRNIGSQMSSSVEGEKTSFHDQISSSFNSLTTRNLKQVLDFELPDDVKLFAGYVFFSSPHRHYPSKWYVTLAEYPFHMWPPYVTAGSYVLSFNALTDLYFASFFTKHFRFDDIYLGLLAKKMDLEPFHCDEFHFYKKAYNHFNYRYVITSHGYDDPDELLKVWNEQKSAGNA, encoded by the coding sequence ATGATTAGCTTAATACCAAAGTTACTACGTCGGAGACGTAATTTTCTATTTCTCCTCTGTTTACTTGCTATTGCCCATTTTTTTGGTGCTTTTACACATCCATTTGAATTAGATTATCACACTACCTTCTCCTACCCTTTAGATATTGATATTAAACCATGTGTAAATAATTTAAAGACCAAAATACCTAGTAAATGTCCTATTATTAATTCCTACAATTACTCTTATCTGTCTAGCTGTGAATCAAAATGTCAGACAGTGAATGGCAACCTTTTGAGATTAGTTTACATTGTCAAATCAAAACTAGACAATTTTGAACAAAGAGCAGCAATCCGCAAATCATGGGGCTTTGAGAAACGATTCTCTGATGTGCCAATAAGAACTGTTTTCATATTGGGTGTCGAAGAAACTAAATCAACTTTGCAAAAGAAAGTAGAAGAGGAATCTAAAATTCACAATGACATCGTGCAAGCTGACTTTATTGATACTTATTTCAATAATACTATTAAAACTATGATGGGTATTCAATGGGCTGTCAGATTCTGTAAAAATTCTAAGTTCTACTTCTTCAGTGATGATGACATGTATGTATCAACCAAAAATGTCCTTAGATTCATAAGGAACCCTGTAAATTACCCCGATTATCTAGAAAATCCTattatttctttgcaaaaagtcaGGCGTGAAAAAAGGAATATTGGTAGTCAGATGAGTTCTAGTGTggaaggagaaaaaacttcCTTTCATGATCAAATTTCTAGTTCATTCAATAGTTTAACTACCCGAAACTTAAAGCAAGTGCTTGACTTTGAACTGCCTGATGATGTCAAACTATTTGCCGgctatgtatttttttcatctccCCATAGACATTATCCTAGTAAATGGTACGTTACTCTAGCAGAGTATCCATTCCACATGTGGCCACCTTATGTCACAGCTGGCTCCTATGTTTTGTCGTTTAATGCCTTGACGGATCTATATTTTGCAAGCTTTTTCACAAAGCATTTTCGCTTTGATGATATATATTTAGGACTGTTGGCTAAGAAAATGGATCTAGAGCCATTCCACTGTGACGagtttcatttttacaaaaaagcctACAACCATTTCAACTATAGATATGTAATCACATCCCACGGTTATGATGACCCTGATGAATTGTTGAAAGTTTGgaatgagcaaaaatctgcaggaaatgcttga